In Candidatus Bathyarchaeota archaeon, one genomic interval encodes:
- a CDS encoding 30S ribosomal protein S6e translates to MAKFKIIISDPETGKARFTEVEGTRAVPLIGKKTGEMVNGSVVGTPGYKLQITGGSDKDGFPIRPNVHGGVRIRVILSEGVGFHSHRKGERRRKTLRGNVITEDIVQINMKIVEKPKKAKGVKKAKVKVKKPEKTEKEGGPSTEKTTQTT, encoded by the coding sequence ATGGCGAAATTCAAGATAATAATATCCGATCCAGAGACAGGTAAAGCTCGATTCACGGAGGTGGAGGGCACCCGCGCCGTTCCTTTGATTGGGAAAAAAACGGGAGAGATGGTAAACGGATCCGTGGTTGGAACGCCTGGCTACAAGCTACAGATAACCGGAGGATCAGACAAGGACGGCTTCCCCATTAGACCCAACGTTCACGGAGGGGTCCGAATTAGGGTGATTTTGAGCGAAGGAGTAGGTTTTCACTCTCACAGAAAAGGAGAGAGGAGAAGAAAAACTCTCCGAGGAAACGTCATAACTGAAGATATTGTTCAGATAAACATGAAAATTGTTGAGAAACCGAAAAAAGCTAAAGGAGTGAAAAAGGCTAAAGTCAAAGTGAAAAAGCCAGAGAAGACAGAAAAAGAGGGAGGCCCATCGACTGAAAAAACTACCCAAACAACCTGA
- a CDS encoding APC family permease, translating to MVNRMGSSKPAIFAREATGLVREVGFGLGVIIILSHVVGLGWQKRAFQFTGPRPIPNELLPLGLPAIFWAFLICGIMVAITGYVAGYVTASMPRSGGGYVTISRVIHPFVGYIGGWLMFLAEAFSYGLIGVAVFEAIMIFYSIALAPTVVFFDATMLFLGGLLIIAVFTFLALFGVRQYGRVMHVMFWIPAIITVGFFAMWIAGAMDPSIVAAGVTEVMGAPPETFVDLALDSGMADNIASFGDAFTYAMAGAFWAYMGWYSVTFIAGEVKEANKKIPKVILVAGIVIMLIYLAASSLSAASTMNTAVRTVAGHDWSFFQAYSWLSYTGAGRTAAAAIPNFQPAWSTGIASLIARGMNMAWLSWLIALAGVIWLANDIPPFLLVGSRTLFAMSFDRMMPEKIAHVSERWHSPTWALALTGILGIFGCIAESNVAELAPYFGWAGMIGTDIFDAVFLTLFCLSAMLLPLERKEIYDRAAVKHSIGTVVGLGFIATAMAAFCLIIFLKESVSWIFTPATTADWYSALGFYGCIGVGVLLYVYYMYRNTVKGIDMRTLYVSIPPE from the coding sequence ATGGTGAACCGTATGGGTTCAAGTAAACCTGCAATATTCGCTAGGGAGGCAACTGGGCTAGTCAGAGAAGTTGGCTTCGGCTTAGGAGTAATCATCATACTTTCACACGTCGTCGGCTTAGGCTGGCAGAAAAGAGCATTCCAATTCACCGGTCCAAGACCGATACCAAATGAACTACTTCCACTGGGTCTTCCAGCCATATTCTGGGCGTTCTTAATTTGCGGCATAATGGTAGCGATCACAGGTTACGTAGCAGGATACGTTACTGCCTCTATGCCAAGATCAGGCGGGGGATACGTAACGATTTCAAGGGTCATTCATCCATTTGTAGGATACATCGGTGGTTGGCTGATGTTCCTAGCAGAGGCATTCTCCTACGGGCTAATCGGGGTGGCAGTCTTCGAAGCCATCATGATATTCTACAGTATCGCACTTGCACCAACAGTCGTATTCTTCGATGCAACAATGCTCTTCTTAGGAGGCCTACTGATCATCGCCGTCTTCACGTTCCTTGCGTTGTTCGGGGTGAGACAGTACGGTAGAGTTATGCACGTAATGTTCTGGATCCCAGCCATAATCACAGTCGGCTTCTTTGCCATGTGGATCGCTGGCGCCATGGACCCAAGCATCGTCGCGGCGGGCGTGACGGAGGTTATGGGAGCACCACCAGAGACATTCGTAGATCTCGCATTGGATTCTGGAATGGCAGATAATATAGCAAGTTTCGGCGACGCCTTTACATACGCAATGGCAGGAGCCTTCTGGGCCTACATGGGATGGTATTCAGTGACTTTCATAGCTGGAGAGGTCAAGGAGGCAAACAAGAAAATTCCGAAGGTAATTCTCGTGGCAGGGATCGTAATAATGCTGATCTACTTGGCAGCTTCGTCTCTTTCAGCAGCATCGACAATGAACACAGCCGTTAGGACAGTTGCTGGACATGATTGGTCGTTCTTCCAAGCATACTCTTGGCTAAGTTACACTGGTGCAGGCAGAACAGCGGCCGCAGCAATTCCTAATTTCCAACCTGCATGGAGCACCGGGATTGCATCCCTTATTGCCAGAGGCATGAACATGGCATGGCTTTCATGGCTAATTGCGTTGGCAGGCGTAATCTGGCTTGCAAACGACATTCCACCATTCCTCCTAGTAGGATCAAGAACCTTGTTCGCCATGTCATTCGACCGAATGATGCCAGAAAAAATCGCGCACGTAAGCGAGAGGTGGCACTCACCGACATGGGCACTCGCCCTCACCGGTATCCTAGGAATCTTTGGATGCATAGCCGAATCAAACGTCGCGGAATTAGCACCTTATTTCGGCTGGGCTGGAATGATTGGAACGGACATATTCGATGCAGTCTTCCTCACTCTCTTCTGCCTATCAGCTATGTTGCTTCCGCTGGAGAGAAAAGAAATCTACGATAGAGCCGCAGTCAAGCATTCCATAGGAACCGTTGTAGGATTAGGCTTTATAGCGACAGCAATGGCAGCCTTCTGCTTGATCATCTTTCTAAAGGAATCGGTTAGCTGGATCTTTACACCCGCAACCACTGCAGATTGGTACAGCGCCCTAGGCTTCTACGGCTGTATAGGAGTCGGAGTACTGCTATACGTCTACTACATGTACAGAAACACAGTCAAGGGAATAGACATGCGAACACTGTACGTAAGCATCCCACCGGAGTAG
- a CDS encoding transglutaminase domain-containing protein, giving the protein MEKMIAVSFVLFVLLASFTFYSFTMLESKTGDVSYIIRSTVTFSNKEDEKFWNLTEEDRAVSLFMNNTWQTVHLINHSYPLQNITEDDDGNPIAVLQFQSELNPGENISYSVTYQVLSKSRSLPTITEENSGALENIAMNLRKKYCKADNTWQIENQMIKEQAHAIAGNETNVLKIVKEFIEWIWDNIDYPFPSEPHKVLHEVPLYPNQTLHYREGDCDDQAILLVTFCRILGIPSYLQIGCIYLPSQYSNETSWDGHVTNVARQIGWHGWAIVYIPPWGWLPVDLTYPKGGFSNPLNAIKTAVVSDTRTIQYMNISERDYVASSWAYRDFITENGFYIYAEDEMIWTSRQSLWEIIVERWVQRILIIIVVTTCVIIVVYTYVSRRKR; this is encoded by the coding sequence TTGGAAAAGATGATAGCTGTTAGCTTCGTTCTATTTGTGTTACTTGCCTCCTTCACGTTCTACAGTTTCACAATGTTAGAGAGCAAAACGGGGGACGTAAGCTATATCATCAGGTCAACGGTTACATTCTCTAACAAAGAAGACGAAAAATTCTGGAATCTTACTGAAGAAGACCGAGCAGTCAGCTTATTTATGAACAACACGTGGCAAACAGTCCACTTGATAAACCATTCATATCCCTTACAGAATATCACAGAAGACGACGATGGAAACCCAATAGCGGTTTTGCAATTTCAATCGGAGCTTAATCCAGGAGAAAACATAAGTTACTCTGTCACATATCAGGTTCTTTCAAAATCTCGCTCACTTCCTACAATAACGGAGGAGAATTCGGGGGCTCTTGAAAACATCGCAATGAATTTACGTAAAAAATATTGTAAGGCAGACAACACATGGCAAATTGAAAATCAAATGATCAAAGAACAAGCGCACGCGATAGCAGGCAACGAGACGAATGTTCTCAAAATTGTCAAGGAATTCATCGAGTGGATTTGGGACAATATTGACTACCCATTTCCAAGTGAACCACACAAAGTTTTGCACGAAGTTCCACTCTATCCAAACCAAACACTTCATTATCGAGAGGGTGACTGTGACGATCAAGCAATTCTGTTAGTCACATTCTGCCGTATCCTTGGAATTCCATCCTACCTTCAAATCGGCTGCATATATCTGCCTAGTCAATACTCAAACGAGACAAGTTGGGACGGCCATGTGACAAATGTAGCAAGGCAGATTGGATGGCATGGATGGGCAATAGTGTATATTCCGCCGTGGGGATGGCTACCAGTCGACCTCACCTACCCCAAAGGCGGGTTCAGTAATCCCCTCAACGCAATAAAAACAGCAGTAGTTTCAGACACTAGAACAATCCAGTATATGAACATCAGTGAAAGGGATTACGTGGCCTCATCCTGGGCGTACCGGGATTTCATTACTGAAAACGGTTTTTATATCTACGCAGAAGATGAGATGATCTGGACATCCCGACAAAGCCTCTGGGAAATCATTGTAGAAAGATGGGTTCAACGTATTCTTATAATAATAGTCGTAACCACATGTGTCATCATAGTGGTTTATACATACGTTTCTAGGCGGAAAAGATGA
- a CDS encoding bifunctional 5,6,7,8-tetrahydromethanopterin hydro-lyase/3-hexulose-6-phosphate synthase, with protein sequence MKEFGVNFEDVEERKPTFIEAVERREKPTYLIGEALMGEGSEVAHVDLMIGDKDGPVGAAFANGLSNLSAGHTPLLAVIRPNLPPKPHTLLVPKVTVKNFEQTEKIFGPAQAAIAKAVADSVEEGIIPEDKVDDWVIVCSVFVHPKAEDYRRIYQYNYGATRLSLKRALAQYPPLKKIMYDKDRAKHPIMGFKVPRLWRPPYLQIALDIPSLERTKKIISQLPKSDRIILEVGTPLLKKYGVKVIRDLRETARDVFIVADLKTLDVGKVEVDLAFEETADAVVASGLAAAGTLNKFIYEAKKLGIYAVVDMMNVEEPVKKFQSLTEFPDIVILHRAIDVEKTGKPRWYLIKEFRRVFRDKKFLVAVAGGITPETAPEAFAEGADIIIVGRYITQSRDVEHSVREFLECTREMKRDIDLFRVHVE encoded by the coding sequence ATGAAGGAGTTTGGCGTTAACTTCGAAGATGTTGAAGAGAGAAAACCGACATTTATAGAAGCTGTAGAAAGACGTGAAAAACCTACTTATCTAATAGGCGAAGCGTTGATGGGTGAGGGCTCTGAGGTTGCCCATGTTGACCTGATGATTGGAGACAAGGATGGCCCTGTGGGAGCAGCTTTTGCCAACGGTTTATCAAACTTATCTGCAGGTCACACGCCGCTTCTTGCAGTTATTAGACCTAACCTTCCTCCTAAGCCACACACGCTTTTGGTTCCAAAAGTTACCGTGAAAAACTTTGAACAAACCGAAAAGATCTTTGGACCAGCCCAAGCCGCGATAGCCAAAGCAGTGGCTGACTCCGTGGAAGAAGGCATCATACCAGAGGATAAGGTTGATGACTGGGTGATTGTATGCAGTGTGTTTGTACATCCGAAGGCAGAGGACTACCGGAGGATTTACCAATACAACTATGGCGCGACTAGATTATCCTTGAAAAGGGCTCTAGCCCAGTATCCGCCGCTGAAGAAAATCATGTATGACAAAGATCGGGCGAAACATCCCATCATGGGATTCAAGGTACCTCGATTGTGGAGACCACCTTATCTACAAATAGCACTCGACATCCCCAGTCTAGAAAGAACAAAAAAGATCATAAGCCAATTACCTAAGAGCGACAGAATCATTCTAGAAGTCGGCACTCCGCTACTGAAGAAATACGGAGTAAAGGTAATTCGTGATCTAAGGGAAACAGCTCGAGACGTGTTCATCGTCGCCGATTTGAAAACTCTAGATGTTGGAAAAGTGGAAGTTGACCTAGCATTTGAGGAGACAGCGGATGCAGTTGTGGCTTCTGGATTAGCAGCTGCAGGGACTCTTAACAAATTCATTTACGAGGCAAAGAAACTTGGGATTTACGCGGTGGTGGACATGATGAACGTTGAAGAACCTGTTAAGAAGTTTCAGTCACTTACAGAATTCCCCGACATCGTAATTTTGCATCGCGCCATCGATGTGGAAAAAACTGGGAAACCGCGTTGGTATCTCATCAAAGAATTTCGACGGGTCTTTAGAGATAAGAAGTTCCTAGTGGCGGTTGCAGGTGGGATAACCCCTGAAACTGCACCAGAGGCTTTTGCAGAGGGAGCAGACATTATCATTGTTGGGAGGTATATAACGCAGTCGAGAGACGTCGAACACTCTGTTAGGGAATTCCTAGAATGTACCAGAGAGATGAAGCGGGACATAGACCTTTTCAGGGTGCACGTAGAATAA
- a CDS encoding uracil-DNA glycosylase, with the protein MSKQDLMRAIVAEVIGCRGCELWRQRRNPVLGEGNVDAAVVFVGEAPGYWEDVKGRPFVGAAGKLLDELLSEIGLSRGDIYIANILKCRPSDNRDPSSDEVAACTPFLNRQIQIIGPRLIVTLGRHATSYILSEAGFPVEGITKLHGRTFTTRLLGLQLVVIPAFHPAAALYNVKYKRGLEDDFQIVKLELEKLEEL; encoded by the coding sequence GTGTCTAAGCAAGATTTGATGAGAGCAATCGTGGCTGAAGTTATCGGCTGCCGTGGGTGTGAGTTGTGGAGGCAGCGCCGTAACCCTGTTCTTGGAGAAGGGAATGTTGATGCGGCTGTGGTATTTGTGGGTGAGGCCCCCGGCTACTGGGAAGACGTGAAGGGTCGACCATTCGTTGGAGCCGCGGGCAAGCTTCTTGATGAGTTATTGTCAGAAATCGGGCTTTCTCGAGGCGACATATACATTGCGAATATTCTTAAGTGTAGACCTTCGGATAACCGTGATCCCTCATCAGACGAGGTTGCGGCTTGTACCCCTTTTCTAAATCGGCAAATCCAAATTATTGGACCGAGGCTTATTGTGACACTTGGAAGACATGCAACTTCTTATATTCTTTCTGAGGCTGGCTTTCCAGTTGAAGGTATTACTAAGCTTCATGGGAGAACGTTTACTACAAGGCTTCTTGGTTTGCAATTGGTTGTGATTCCTGCGTTTCACCCTGCTGCCGCATTATACAATGTGAAATATAAGCGTGGGCTTGAAGACGATTTTCAAATCGTAAAACTTGAGCTTGAAAAACTGGAGGAACTTTAA
- a CDS encoding ribbon-helix-helix protein, CopG family has protein sequence MKLVTVLLPEAYLEGLDELVRAAMYPSRSAAIRAAVRDMLKKELWGRRE, from the coding sequence ATGAAACTCGTAACAGTTCTACTTCCTGAAGCCTATTTAGAAGGACTCGACGAACTTGTAAGAGCAGCTATGTATCCAAGTCGAAGCGCGGCGATTCGAGCAGCAGTTAGAGACATGCTTAAAAAAGAACTATGGGGCAGACGAGAGTAA
- a CDS encoding orotidine 5'-phosphate decarboxylase, which produces MSFKRKMDRSAKKAGSNIVLALDLPFDQPQRLLHRSVKTLETVHPYICAVKINRQLVLPLGLFDGVQKIVNLAHDYGLPIIMDCKINDVGHTNRSIAECYYKAGFDAVIANPFVGWDEGLQPVFEVAKEMGRGVILLVYMSHKGASEGYGQTVRDFKSEKLMPQYLIFAEKALSWNADGAVVGATFPEKIREIYTILETRVPIFSPGVGVQGGGIDSAIAAGTRYLIVGRSITLAKDLVEAAGRIRDVAMRCLEK; this is translated from the coding sequence TTGTCTTTCAAACGCAAAATGGATCGTTCCGCAAAAAAGGCAGGTTCAAACATAGTTTTAGCCTTGGACCTTCCCTTTGATCAGCCCCAGCGTCTTCTGCATCGAAGCGTCAAAACATTGGAGACCGTGCATCCATACATCTGCGCGGTGAAGATAAATCGTCAGTTGGTTCTTCCGCTCGGCCTGTTTGACGGCGTGCAGAAAATTGTGAATTTAGCTCACGATTATGGTTTGCCAATAATCATGGATTGTAAAATCAACGACGTAGGACACACCAACCGTTCAATTGCAGAATGTTATTATAAAGCCGGATTTGACGCCGTCATCGCTAACCCTTTCGTCGGATGGGACGAGGGGCTTCAGCCAGTTTTTGAGGTTGCCAAGGAGATGGGGCGGGGGGTTATTCTTCTTGTGTACATGAGCCATAAAGGTGCCAGTGAAGGATACGGTCAAACGGTGCGTGACTTTAAAAGCGAGAAGTTGATGCCCCAATACTTGATTTTTGCTGAAAAAGCGTTGTCTTGGAACGCAGATGGGGCTGTAGTAGGAGCCACTTTTCCAGAGAAAATAAGAGAGATATACACAATTTTGGAGACTCGTGTTCCCATATTTTCGCCTGGTGTTGGCGTTCAAGGAGGAGGTATCGACTCAGCTATTGCTGCGGGTACGCGATATCTCATTGTTGGGAGGTCCATAACACTTGCCAAAGATCTTGTTGAGGCTGCAGGACGCATCAGAGATGTTGCGATGCGTTGTTTGGAAAAATAG
- a CDS encoding cysteine desulfurase produces the protein MLNVQEVRKDFPILETGVIYLDSTTSSLTPEPVLHKMLEFYHQYRANVTRAVHHLSQKASEEYERAHTKVARFINAKSDSEIIMTRNTTEGINIVSNGLNWKKGDKIVTSLIEHHSNFIVWLRVKNQHHVDLEIVRPSEPAEQGLLDLADFEKAVDDKTKLVAITHVSNVLGTITPVREITEIAHEHGAYVLIDGAQSVPHMKVDVQKIGCDFLAFSGHKMCAPTGASALYIREDLIKEVEPLCIGGGTIADVGVDYYKLEENSTRFEAGTPAIAESIGLGAAVDYLQNLGMENIESYENKLTKQMYEEFIKLPKVELYGPEPKNKIGITAFNVSGLNPHDVALALDVSANIMVRSGHQCALPLMKNIIRKPGSVRASAYFYNTRDEIDKLVSAVREIAEAMAK, from the coding sequence ATGCTGAACGTGCAAGAAGTGAGAAAAGACTTCCCCATCTTAGAAACAGGCGTAATCTACTTAGACAGCACCACCAGCAGCCTCACCCCAGAACCAGTGCTTCACAAAATGCTGGAGTTTTACCATCAGTACCGAGCTAACGTGACGCGAGCCGTCCATCACTTGTCCCAAAAGGCAAGCGAAGAATACGAGCGTGCCCACACCAAGGTTGCCCGTTTCATCAACGCCAAATCCGATTCCGAAATTATCATGACTCGAAACACCACCGAGGGAATAAACATCGTCTCAAACGGCTTAAACTGGAAGAAAGGGGACAAAATCGTCACATCACTTATTGAACATCACTCTAATTTTATCGTTTGGCTTCGCGTGAAGAATCAGCATCACGTAGATTTGGAAATTGTTAGGCCCAGCGAACCAGCTGAGCAGGGGCTCTTAGACCTAGCGGACTTTGAAAAAGCAGTTGACGATAAGACAAAGCTTGTGGCAATAACCCACGTTTCAAACGTTTTAGGAACAATTACACCTGTTAGAGAAATAACTGAAATAGCGCATGAGCATGGAGCCTACGTCCTCATCGACGGAGCTCAGTCAGTTCCACACATGAAAGTGGACGTTCAGAAAATCGGGTGCGACTTTCTCGCATTTAGCGGGCACAAGATGTGTGCGCCGACTGGAGCTAGCGCCCTATACATCCGAGAGGATTTGATAAAGGAAGTTGAACCTTTATGTATTGGTGGAGGAACCATAGCGGATGTGGGCGTCGATTACTACAAGCTTGAAGAAAACTCCACGCGGTTTGAGGCAGGAACCCCCGCCATTGCAGAATCCATTGGTTTAGGAGCGGCGGTTGACTACTTACAGAATTTAGGAATGGAAAACATTGAAAGCTACGAAAATAAGCTTACAAAACAGATGTATGAAGAGTTCATAAAACTTCCTAAAGTTGAACTGTATGGTCCTGAACCAAAAAATAAGATAGGAATTACAGCGTTTAACGTGAGTGGCTTGAATCCACACGATGTGGCTTTAGCACTGGACGTTTCAGCTAACATCATGGTTCGCTCAGGACACCAATGTGCTCTCCCTCTTATGAAAAACATCATTCGCAAGCCTGGAAGCGTTCGAGCATCCGCCTACTTCTACAACACAAGGGATGAAATAGATAAACTTGTATCAGCAGTGAGAGAAATAGCGGAAGCAATGGCTAAATGA
- a CDS encoding translation initiation factor IF-2 subunit gamma: MKKLPKQPEVNIGTIGHVDHGKTTLVKAITGVWAARHSEELRRGITIKLGYADAPIYKCPQCKPPQSYSTKPTCPHCGSPSEFIRAVSFVDAPGHEALMATMLSGAAVMDGAILVIAADEHCPQPQTREHLAAIEITGIKNLVITQNKIDIVDEKRALESYQEIVEFVKGTVADGAPIIPVSAQHSVNIDILIQALQQHIPTPSRDLAKSPRMYVVRSFDINKPGTSVEKLAGGVIGGSILQGKFKSGDEIEMRPGIRIEKQGKMSYQPLFTKIASLYAGGKAVKEAMCGGLVGIGTLLDPSLTKADGLVGNLAGKTSMLPPTRSELTLETHLFERAVGTKELMQIDKVSMGERLLLDVGTAITTGEVISIKEENATLRLGRPMCVEEKFRAAISRKIAGRWRLIGYGIIKG, translated from the coding sequence CTGAAAAAACTACCCAAACAACCTGAAGTCAACATCGGAACCATCGGGCATGTGGATCACGGAAAAACCACATTGGTAAAGGCAATAACAGGTGTTTGGGCAGCTAGACACAGCGAGGAGCTGAGGCGGGGCATAACCATCAAGCTCGGTTACGCCGACGCCCCCATCTACAAATGTCCTCAATGCAAACCTCCACAGTCTTACTCCACTAAACCAACATGCCCCCACTGTGGCTCACCCAGCGAGTTCATTCGAGCAGTAAGTTTCGTGGATGCGCCGGGTCATGAAGCCCTTATGGCCACAATGCTTTCCGGAGCAGCCGTTATGGACGGAGCCATACTGGTCATAGCAGCCGATGAACATTGTCCACAGCCACAAACTCGGGAACACCTAGCAGCCATCGAAATCACCGGAATAAAAAATCTTGTCATCACTCAAAACAAGATTGATATAGTGGATGAAAAACGGGCTTTAGAGAGTTATCAGGAGATAGTTGAGTTTGTCAAAGGGACGGTGGCTGATGGCGCACCGATCATCCCAGTTTCTGCTCAACACTCCGTGAACATTGACATCCTCATTCAAGCATTGCAACAACACATCCCTACTCCTAGCCGAGACCTCGCAAAGTCTCCAAGAATGTATGTCGTACGCTCCTTTGACATAAATAAACCTGGAACCTCAGTGGAGAAACTAGCAGGAGGAGTGATCGGCGGCAGCATCCTTCAAGGAAAATTCAAATCAGGAGACGAAATAGAGATGCGCCCCGGAATCCGAATTGAAAAACAAGGAAAAATGAGTTATCAACCTCTTTTCACTAAGATCGCCAGTCTCTATGCGGGTGGAAAAGCAGTTAAAGAAGCTATGTGTGGAGGATTGGTAGGTATCGGGACCCTTCTAGATCCTTCTCTGACCAAGGCTGACGGCCTCGTCGGAAACCTTGCCGGAAAGACTAGTATGCTTCCGCCAACCCGCTCAGAGTTGACTTTAGAAACGCATCTTTTTGAACGCGCCGTAGGAACAAAGGAACTGATGCAAATCGACAAAGTAAGTATGGGTGAACGCCTTCTACTCGATGTTGGAACCGCCATAACCACAGGAGAAGTCATCTCTATAAAAGAAGAAAACGCTACTCTTCGGTTAGGACGCCCCATGTGCGTTGAAGAGAAATTCCGAGCAGCCATCAGCAGAAAAATTGCAGGAAGATGGCGCCTCATTGGCTACGGAATAATAAAAGGTTAA
- a CDS encoding metallophosphoesterase, producing MIIVQMSDLHCTSTPSFLRDKLTTAMNEINQLNPDLVVIAGDLTDMGFKTEFEEAKRFIDQIKCPRKIVTMGNHDSLYTGYLHYESFFGPPSGTFENQKYRVIYVNTARPDKDEGRVGRDQIQFIKENFTKGKFNILVMHHHLIPVPDTGLEAAMVEDAGDVLKLLSKLSPDLVLSGHRHRPWLWKLNDINFLFSGAVSTMRLRGFFENSYNVIKIENGKIKPRLKVVGGSFTDFPKLT from the coding sequence GTGATCATTGTTCAAATGTCTGACCTACACTGCACAAGTACGCCTTCATTTCTACGAGACAAGCTAACAACGGCGATGAACGAAATCAACCAGCTAAACCCAGACCTCGTTGTCATCGCTGGAGACTTGACTGATATGGGATTCAAAACTGAGTTTGAGGAAGCAAAAAGATTCATCGACCAAATCAAGTGCCCCCGAAAAATCGTAACCATGGGCAACCACGACTCACTTTACACGGGCTACCTACACTACGAAAGTTTCTTCGGCCCACCATCAGGAACATTTGAAAACCAAAAGTACAGAGTCATCTACGTAAACACTGCAAGACCAGACAAAGACGAGGGAAGAGTTGGAAGAGACCAGATCCAATTCATCAAAGAAAACTTCACCAAAGGAAAATTCAATATTCTAGTCATGCATCACCACCTGATCCCAGTTCCAGACACGGGGCTTGAAGCCGCAATGGTAGAAGACGCAGGCGACGTTCTAAAACTACTTTCAAAGCTAAGCCCAGACCTCGTATTAAGCGGTCATCGACACAGACCGTGGCTGTGGAAACTGAACGACATCAACTTCCTGTTCTCAGGCGCCGTTTCAACTATGAGATTACGAGGATTCTTCGAAAACTCGTACAATGTCATCAAAATCGAGAACGGGAAGATTAAGCCTAGACTGAAAGTCGTCGGAGGCTCTTTCACAGACTTCCCAAAACTGACATAG
- a CDS encoding phosphoesterase has product MTPLFRKKGPRTRILFATDMHGSEGVWRKFLNASSMMKVDVAISGGDLTGKMIVPVVEMKDGKYSYYFLGENHLINSTKLEKAFKDIRGIGYYAYLTDEKCVEEMRKDSLKVDEVFMEVMQSTLKNWFDLIQEKVPRETRVIVCPGNDDRFPVDDIIRDHKDVVNGEGEVIDIGGHEMISTGWTDPSPWKTTREESEEKLEARLERYISQLKDPKSAIFNFHSPPYQSKLDDAPLLDEDLNPVIQGGSVVIVPVGSKAVRKMIEKHQPLLGLHGHIHEAAGSIKIGRTYCVNPGSEYAEGILRAFLIELKGNKIIRLQRIEG; this is encoded by the coding sequence TTGACACCGCTATTCAGGAAGAAGGGTCCGAGAACAAGAATTCTTTTTGCAACCGACATGCATGGGTCTGAAGGTGTTTGGAGAAAATTTCTAAACGCTTCATCTATGATGAAAGTGGACGTAGCCATCTCTGGTGGAGACCTAACCGGGAAGATGATTGTTCCTGTAGTTGAGATGAAAGATGGAAAATACAGTTACTACTTCCTAGGTGAAAATCATTTAATCAACTCAACCAAATTGGAAAAAGCGTTCAAGGACATTCGAGGGATAGGATACTATGCGTATTTGACGGATGAAAAGTGCGTTGAGGAGATGAGAAAAGACAGCTTGAAAGTAGATGAAGTGTTTATGGAAGTGATGCAATCGACGTTGAAGAACTGGTTTGACCTGATCCAAGAAAAAGTTCCACGCGAGACCCGGGTGATAGTTTGTCCCGGAAATGACGACAGATTTCCAGTTGACGACATAATTCGGGATCACAAAGACGTAGTTAATGGAGAGGGCGAAGTAATAGACATTGGCGGACACGAGATGATAAGCACAGGTTGGACCGACCCTAGTCCTTGGAAAACCACTAGAGAAGAGTCGGAAGAAAAACTTGAGGCGAGACTAGAAAGATACATTTCTCAACTAAAAGACCCTAAATCAGCTATATTCAACTTTCACTCTCCACCTTATCAATCTAAGCTGGATGACGCACCATTACTCGATGAAGACCTAAACCCTGTGATCCAAGGCGGAAGTGTTGTGATAGTTCCTGTAGGCTCAAAAGCCGTCAGGAAGATGATTGAAAAACACCAACCTCTACTAGGACTTCATGGACACATACACGAAGCCGCAGGCTCAATCAAAATCGGCAGAACATACTGCGTCAACCCTGGAAGCGAATATGCAGAAGGGATTCTAAGGGCGTTTCTAATCGAACTCAAAGGCAACAAAATAATTAGGCTCCAGAGAATAGAAGGTTAA